Part of the Jannaschia sp. W003 genome, CGCCAACGCGTCCAGCATCGCGTGGTAGCTCGTCCCGTCCCCCTCGCCCTCGACCCCCGGCGCGGCGTTCAGGAACCCGGACGCCACCGAGCCGGTCTGGAACGCGATCCGCGCGTCTGGGAACGCGCCGGCGACCGCCTCGCGGAACTGTGCGAAGTCGAGCTCGCGCAGGTGGAACTCGTTGGTGACAGTGCGCCTGCGGTTGTACCACCCGTCGTTCGGGCAGGTGATCACCACGCCGCCGCCGGGCGCGCGCAGGGCCTCGAGCGCGGCGAAGTACCGGTCGAGGTCCTCCACGTGCTCCATGGTCTCGAGCGAGACGATCAGATCGAAGCTTCCGGGCTCCAGCACTCCGGCCGCGTCCTCGGCGGCGCAGCGGACGAAGCGGCGCTCGGGGAACAGGGATGTGCAGGTCTCGACGGTGTCGGGGTCGATGTCGGCCCCGGTGACCGAAGTGGCTCCCCACCGCGCCATCAGCTCGGTGCCGTATCCCTCCCCGCAGGCGATGTCGAGAACGCAGCGGCCCTCGCAGAAGGGCCGGGCGAGGGCGTAGCGCGCGCAGTGGATCGCCATCTCGACCGCGGTGTATTCGCTTCGCAGGGGCAACCGTTCCATGCCACGTCCATAAGCCGGTCCGGGGGGACGCGCGAGGGCATTTCCACGATCGCGGGGCGGGTACGGAAGCCTCCGCCCCAGTTTCGGGGCCGCGGACGCGGCCGTCGCGAGCCGGTGCCGATTTCCGATGGACGGTTTCTGAAAGAACGGCTCCCCACGGCGGCACTCGGTCCGCCAAGGTCTTTCCAGGGGTGCCGATGCAGGATGGGAAGCGCCGCTCCCAGGTTCGGAGGATCAGTCCGGCGCGAGGCCGTAGAGCGTGCGGTGGCCGTCCACGAAGCGCGCGATGCCGAAGCGGTCGCGGATGAACGCCTCGCCGCGCTGGCGCGCGCCCTCGGCGATACGGGGATCGTCCAGCACCTCGAGCACGAGCGCCGCCAGCGCCTCCGCCTCCGGGTCGGGCGCGGAGAGCAGCCCCGTCTCGCCGGGCAGGAAGGCCTCCGGCAGGCCGCCCACCGCGGGCGCGATCACGGGGCGTCCGAGGGCCTGCGCCTCCAGCACGATGTTCGCCGTGCCCTCGAACGTGGAGGTGAGCAGCACGGCCGTGGAGGCCTCGATCCAGTTCTCCACCTCGCGGGTCACGCCGGGAAGGTGGATCCGTCCTCCGAGCCCCCGCGCGGCGACGGCATCCTGCACGGCGCCGTGCAGGACGCCGTCGCCGAGCATCGCGAAGTGGACGTCCGGACGCCGCTCCGCCACCCGCGCGGCCGCCTCGACCCACAGGAGCGGGCGCTTCTCCGGGCTGATGCGGAAGGCGGCCACCACGAGCGGCGCCTCCGGGGGAACGTCGAGCGCGGCGCGCAGCGCGGCAGCGCGCTCGGGCGTGCGGCTCGCGAGCATCGCGTCCACGTCGACGCCGTTGTAGATCGTGCGGATGCGCGCCGCGTCGCAGCCCAGCCAGTCCTCGAACTCCGCCGCGGCGGCGCGGCAATTGGTGGTGAGCATAGACCCGGGCCGCTGGAGGAGCGCCGCGAAGCAGGTCCGCAGGAAGGGCGAGGCCGCGGTTTCGCGCCGCCCCGTGGGTGCGCTGGAGCGGGCCCCCATGACGAGGCGCGGCGTGCCCGCCAGCACGGCCGCGAGGCCCGCCGCCGCGTTGATCGGGTCGGTCCAGGCGTGCACCGTCTCGGGCCGCCAGGCGCGGATCTGCGCCGCGACGTGGCGCACCTCGCGCCCGTAGCGCTCGGGAAGCAGGTCGAGAAGGCGCCCGGCGTCCTCCGGGAGGCCCTCCACCGGCGGCAGGGGACCCTCGGGCACGGCGTCGGCGAATGCGGCGCCGAGATCCTCGAGGGCGGCGCGGTGGAACTCCAGCGCCTCGTCCCCCTTCAGGGGCAGGATCACGATGCGCTCCAGCCCCGGCGCCCGATCCGCGAGGAACCGCACGAGGTTCAGCGCCT contains:
- a CDS encoding bifunctional 2-polyprenyl-6-hydroxyphenol methylase/3-demethylubiquinol 3-O-methyltransferase UbiG, with translation MERLPLRSEYTAVEMAIHCARYALARPFCEGRCVLDIACGEGYGTELMARWGATSVTGADIDPDTVETCTSLFPERRFVRCAAEDAAGVLEPGSFDLIVSLETMEHVEDLDRYFAALEALRAPGGGVVITCPNDGWYNRRRTVTNEFHLRELDFAQFREAVAGAFPDARIAFQTGSVASGFLNAAPGVEGEGDGTSYHAMLDALAPLEGVAVPPQGGDMPPSPETASYFVAFVDLPAPGATFAGFQLPMEALRMVRHFARHDADLQAAKTQISRLKTAREADRERIARSKDSVERYREQIRKLQEARAADRTRLLDARAALERSKEALARSQEQVRTLRGARPPAAE